The Polyangium mundeleinium genome contains the following window.
GCTCGGCGAGCCGCGTCCGCGCCTCGGCCAGGCTCGCGGCGGCCACGGTCGTGTGCCCCACGCGCGCCAGGGCTGTCGCGAGCCCGAGCCGGATGCCTTTTTCGTCGTCCACGATGAGCACCGTGCTCATGCCGCGCCTCCTTCGGCCGGAACGGAGAGCTCGAACCGCGTGACGCCGCCCTCGCGCTGGTAGGTGAGCCGCCCGCCGCTCGCCACCGCGATGGCCCGCGACACCGCGAGGCCGAGCCCCGTGCCCTCGGGTTTCGTCGTGAAAAATGGCTCGAAGAGCTCGGAGACGCGATCCTCGGGGACGCCGTCGCCGTCGTCCTCGACCGTCAGCACCGACAAGCCCCCGTGCCGCTCGATCTGCACGCGCACCTCGGCCCCCGACGGCGACGCCTCGACGCCGTTCTTGACGAGGTTGTCCACGGCGCGGGCGCAAGCGTCGGGGTCGACGACGGCGCGCGCGCGGCCGCTCACGGCCAGGGAGACGCCTCGCTCCTTCGCCCAGGTCGAGAGCAAGCCGAGCCGCCGATCGACCACGTCGCGGAGCTCCGTGTCCACGCGTCGGCCGATCCGGCGGCCGCTGACGACCAGGAAATCCGTGAGGAGGCGATCGAGCCGCGTGATCTCCTCGTCCACCGCGTCGAGCTCCTGCGCGACCTCGGCCGGGACGCCCTCGGAGGTGCGCGCCATGTCGACGCGCAGCTTGATCGACGCGAGCGGGTTGCGGACCTCGTGCGCGACGCCGGCGACGACCCGGCCGAGCGCGGCCAGGCGCTCTTTGCGGCCGAGCTCCTCGGCGAGCCGCTCCCGCTCATGCTCGGCCGCCGCGAGGCTCGCCGCCAGGCTCGCGACGCCCTCGGCCACGCTCGAAAGCTCGGCGAGCGCGGGGCGCGGGACTTCGGACGTGAGATCCTCCTCCAGCGCCGCGAGCGACCGCTTGAGCCCGCGCGCCCCGCGCGTGGCGGCGATCACGGTGCCGAGCGCGATCACGCCGAGGAGCACGGTCGCCGACGTGAGCAGGCCTGCGATGAGGCGCCAGGTGCCGACGAGCTTGGACATCGACACGGTGTAGGCGACCCAGAGCAAGCGGCCGTCGGCGCTCCGCCGCGCGCCGAGGAAGAGCGTGCCTTCGCCGACGTCGAGCGCCCCGACCTCGGCGCGATCCCGCTTTGCTACGGCCGCGAGCGTGGAGAGCGCGCGATCGGCCTCGCTGGAGATGCCCGAGCGGATCGGGATCGGCCCTCCGGGGACGGCCGGATCCTGGGCGGTGCCGCCACGCAGCCCGAGCACGGTGAACCGCGCGGCGCCGCCGTCCGCGTCGGGCTGCTCGGCCCAGCGGGCGAGCTCGCGTTGCACGAGGTCGCGGCCGCGCTCCAGGCGTTGCTCGCTCGACATGCGGATGACGCGGTTCACCGACACGACCGAGACCCCGAACACGAGCGAGGCCAGGATCGTCACGGCTCCGAGCAGCCACCTCAACGACACACGCGGGAGCCTCATCAGGGCGGACGAATGATGTCCCGAATCCTGACAGGTGTCATGGCCCGTGACGAAGCAGGGGACGGCCTCGATCGGGCCGAGCCTCGGCCCGCAGGGAGGCGGTAGAGGGGAAGGGCGAGGAAACGCTCGATGACGGTCCGAAGGTCGTTTTTCCCCACGCTACTCGTCTCGCTTCTTTTGATCTTTCCCCGCGGCGCGCACGCCGGCTCGCTCACGCTCGAGCAAGCCGTGCGGCAAGCGCTCGGGAACCACGAGCGCGCCGGCAAGGCGCCGCTCCGCGTGAAGGCCGCCGAAGGTCAGCTCGACCGCGCGCGCTCGTCGTTCCTGCCGAGCCTGGTCGCGGGCGCGAACGCCACGCTCCGCGGCACCGAGGATCGGATCGGCCGCCAGCTCTTCGGCACGGGCACGATCACGCTCACGCAGCCCCTCTTGAACCCGTCGGCGATCCCGCAGTACACGCAGGCCAGGCGCCAGCTCGCGGCCGAGCGCTGGGGCGCGGTCGAGGATCGGCGCAGCCTCGCCTTCGACACGGCGCGCGCGTTCCTCGTGGTGCTCACGCGCGAGCGCGTGCACGAAGCGGCGACACGCAGGCTCGAACGGGCCCGCGCCAACCAGCAGAACGCCGACGCACGTGCACAGGCGGGCCTCGCGAGCACGAACGACGTGACGCGCGCGCTGCTCGAGACCACGGCGGCCGCGCGGGAAGTGGCGCAGGCCGAGGGCAACGTCAGCACGGCCTACCTGGAGCTCGGGTTCCTCGTGGGGAGCCCGGTCACGGGGCCACTCTCGGCGCCGGATCGCACGACGCGCGCCGCGGAGAGCGGGGGCGTCCGGGCCGAAGACGAGGTCCGGCAAGCCGAGGCGCGCAGGCCGGATCTCCGCGCCGCCGAGGAGCGCACCGCGGCCCTCCGCGCATCGGCCCAGGAGCCCCTGTACCGACTCGCGCCCACGCTCACGCTCTCGGCGCAGGTGCGCTTCAACCCCGCGCCCGCCCCGCCCGACACGACCCACGACGAGACGTTGCAACTGAACCTCACCTGGCCGCTCTTCGACGCCGGCGCGCGCTACGGCGATCGCAAGACGCGTGTCGCGCAAGCCGAGAGCCAGGCCCTCGACGAGCGGCAGATCCGGCGGTCCGTGGCGACCGACATCGGCATCGCGCGGGTCACGCTGAAGGCCGCGCGCGAGAGCTACCGCATCGCCGAGGAGGCGGTTGCGGCGGCGAAGAAGAACACGGCCGAGACGGAGATCCTCTACCAGCAAGGGCTCGCGCGGGCGATCGAGCTCGTCGACGCGAACGCGCGCCGCTACGAGGCCGAGGTCGCCCTCGCCACCGCCAAGCTCGCGATGGAGCAGGCCTACCTGGAGCTGCGCTTCGCGCTCGGCCAAGGCCCCACCGACGACGACACCGAACGCCCCGCCCAGGCGGATGGAGGTGCGCAATGAAGCTCGCGCGTGTGCTCCTTTTGCTTTGCTTGCCCCTCGCCGTCGCCTGCAAAGGCAAGCCGACCGAAGGCGGCGCCTCCGGCGGAGGCAAGCCCGGCCGCGACGGAGGCGGCCTCTCGTTCGCCGCCGACGTCATGCCCGTGGAGGCCAAGAAGGTCACCTACACGGTGAACGCGCCGGGCACGATCGAGGCCTTCGAGCGGGTCCAGGTCACGGCCCGCGTGGCCGGCGTCGTCGACCGCGTGGCCTTCACGGAGGGCCAGGAGGTCAAGAAGGGCGACGTCCTCGTGGTCATCGACTC
Protein-coding sequences here:
- a CDS encoding sensor histidine kinase — translated: MTILASLVFGVSVVSVNRVIRMSSEQRLERGRDLVQRELARWAEQPDADGGAARFTVLGLRGGTAQDPAVPGGPIPIRSGISSEADRALSTLAAVAKRDRAEVGALDVGEGTLFLGARRSADGRLLWVAYTVSMSKLVGTWRLIAGLLTSATVLLGVIALGTVIAATRGARGLKRSLAALEEDLTSEVPRPALAELSSVAEGVASLAASLAAAEHERERLAEELGRKERLAALGRVVAGVAHEVRNPLASIKLRVDMARTSEGVPAEVAQELDAVDEEITRLDRLLTDFLVVSGRRIGRRVDTELRDVVDRRLGLLSTWAKERGVSLAVSGRARAVVDPDACARAVDNLVKNGVEASPSGAEVRVQIERHGGLSVLTVEDDGDGVPEDRVSELFEPFFTTKPEGTGLGLAVSRAIAVASGGRLTYQREGGVTRFELSVPAEGGAA
- a CDS encoding TolC family protein, which encodes MTVRRSFFPTLLVSLLLIFPRGAHAGSLTLEQAVRQALGNHERAGKAPLRVKAAEGQLDRARSSFLPSLVAGANATLRGTEDRIGRQLFGTGTITLTQPLLNPSAIPQYTQARRQLAAERWGAVEDRRSLAFDTARAFLVVLTRERVHEAATRRLERARANQQNADARAQAGLASTNDVTRALLETTAAAREVAQAEGNVSTAYLELGFLVGSPVTGPLSAPDRTTRAAESGGVRAEDEVRQAEARRPDLRAAEERTAALRASAQEPLYRLAPTLTLSAQVRFNPAPAPPDTTHDETLQLNLTWPLFDAGARYGDRKTRVAQAESQALDERQIRRSVATDIGIARVTLKAARESYRIAEEAVAAAKKNTAETEILYQQGLARAIELVDANARRYEAEVALATAKLAMEQAYLELRFALGQGPTDDDTERPAQADGGAQ